The Streptomyces sp. Mut1 genome window below encodes:
- a CDS encoding GNAT family N-acetyltransferase: MNDHVTSDPARLLTVFDREMRERARPDGPGARVERVGDVVRQVGATVHDWNGVVWSSPDLDASRADAAVAAQVAHCERLGCEEFEWKLYGHDRPADLGARLSAAGFEAEEPETLLVAPVADLATDVRLPEGIRLRTVRDEADVELMARAHEQAFGSDGSRLRHQVLARLREDPEHFVGVLALAGDEPVSSARMELYPGTGFAGLWGGGTVAAWRGRGVYRALVAFRAGVAAERGYRYLQVDATEDSRPILQRLGFTALTTTTPYVYRPARP; this comes from the coding sequence ATGAACGATCATGTGACATCCGATCCCGCCCGGCTCCTCACCGTCTTCGACCGGGAGATGCGCGAGCGTGCCCGCCCCGATGGACCGGGCGCCCGCGTCGAACGCGTCGGTGACGTCGTACGGCAGGTGGGCGCCACCGTCCACGACTGGAACGGGGTGGTCTGGTCGTCGCCGGACCTGGACGCCTCCCGGGCGGACGCGGCGGTCGCCGCCCAGGTGGCGCACTGCGAGCGGCTGGGCTGCGAGGAGTTCGAGTGGAAGCTGTACGGGCACGACCGGCCCGCGGACCTCGGGGCGCGGCTGTCGGCGGCCGGCTTCGAGGCCGAGGAGCCGGAGACCCTGCTCGTGGCGCCGGTCGCGGACCTGGCCACGGACGTACGGCTCCCGGAGGGCATCCGGCTGCGGACGGTGCGCGACGAGGCCGATGTGGAGCTGATGGCGCGCGCCCATGAGCAGGCGTTCGGCTCCGACGGGTCGCGGCTGCGCCACCAGGTGCTGGCCCGGCTGCGGGAGGACCCGGAGCATTTCGTGGGGGTGCTGGCCCTGGCGGGCGACGAGCCGGTGAGCTCGGCCCGCATGGAGCTGTACCCGGGCACGGGCTTCGCGGGGCTGTGGGGCGGCGGCACGGTGGCGGCGTGGCGCGGGCGGGGCGTCTACCGGGCACTGGTGGCCTTCCGGGCGGGTGTGGCGGCGGAGCGCGGCTACCGGTATCTCCAGGTCGACGCGACCGAGGACAGCCGGCCGATCCTCCAGCGGCTCGGTTTCACGGCGCTGACCACGACGACCCCGTACGTGTACCGCCCGGCGCGCCCCTGA
- a CDS encoding 3-hydroxyacyl-CoA dehydrogenase family protein, giving the protein MDIPLSTIAVVGLGTMGTGIAEVLTRSGREVIGIDVDDAAAGQAVASLEASTARAVERGRITEEERRDALARFRTFSDLQAAADAELVIEVVPESYEIKQQVFRELDAVVSPTAILATGTNALSVTRLAAESQHPERVLGLHFFNPAPAMKLVEVVSSVLTAPPAVAAVTELARLLGKEPVSVGDRPGFVADGLLFGYLNQAAAMYEANYASREDIDAAMKLGCGLPMGPLALLDLIGIDTARTVLEAMYSASHDRLHAPAPILGQLGAAGLTGRKAGRGFYTYAGPGSQSVVPDALTPAPRGGESAGRTVRSVGVAGSGTMASGIAEVFAKAGYDVVLAARGQEKADLAKGRVAKSLDRSVAKGRLTPEARDETLARISAAGSLDAFAEVDLAVEAVAEDLAVKQQLFATLDKVCRPGAVLATTTSSLPVVAVARATGRPEDVIGMHFFNPAPAMKLVEVVRTVLTADDVHATVHEVCLKVRKHPVDCGDRAGFIVNALLFPYLNNAIKMVEEHYASLDDIDAAMKLGGGYPMGPFELLDVVGLDVSLAIEKVLHGEFRDPGLAPAPLLEHLVAAGCLGRKTGRGFREYARR; this is encoded by the coding sequence ATGGACATCCCTCTCTCCACCATTGCCGTCGTCGGCCTCGGCACGATGGGCACCGGCATCGCCGAGGTCCTGACCCGGTCCGGCCGCGAGGTCATTGGCATCGACGTCGATGACGCGGCCGCCGGCCAGGCCGTCGCCTCCCTGGAGGCGTCCACCGCCCGCGCCGTGGAGCGCGGGCGGATCACCGAGGAGGAGCGGCGCGACGCGCTCGCCCGCTTCCGTACCTTCTCCGACCTCCAGGCCGCCGCCGACGCGGAGCTGGTCATCGAGGTCGTGCCGGAGTCGTACGAGATCAAGCAGCAGGTCTTCCGGGAGCTCGACGCGGTCGTCTCCCCCACCGCCATCCTCGCGACCGGCACCAACGCCCTGTCGGTGACCCGGCTGGCGGCCGAGTCGCAGCACCCCGAGCGGGTGCTCGGCCTGCACTTCTTCAATCCGGCGCCCGCGATGAAGCTGGTCGAGGTGGTCTCCTCGGTGCTGACCGCCCCGCCGGCCGTCGCGGCCGTCACGGAGCTGGCCCGTCTGCTGGGCAAGGAGCCGGTCTCCGTCGGCGACCGCCCCGGGTTCGTCGCCGACGGCCTGCTCTTCGGCTATCTCAACCAGGCCGCCGCGATGTACGAGGCGAACTACGCCTCGCGCGAGGACATCGACGCGGCGATGAAGCTGGGCTGCGGTCTGCCGATGGGCCCGCTGGCCCTGCTGGACCTGATCGGCATCGACACGGCCCGTACGGTCCTGGAGGCGATGTACTCCGCCTCGCACGACCGGCTGCACGCCCCGGCGCCGATCCTCGGCCAGCTCGGCGCGGCCGGGCTGACCGGCCGCAAGGCGGGGCGCGGCTTCTACACGTACGCCGGGCCGGGCAGCCAGAGCGTGGTGCCGGACGCGCTGACGCCCGCCCCGCGCGGCGGGGAGTCCGCCGGGCGCACCGTGCGGTCGGTGGGTGTCGCGGGCTCCGGGACGATGGCGTCGGGCATCGCGGAGGTCTTCGCGAAGGCCGGTTACGACGTGGTGCTCGCCGCCCGCGGCCAGGAGAAGGCGGACCTCGCCAAGGGCCGCGTCGCCAAGTCGCTGGACCGGTCGGTCGCCAAGGGGCGGCTGACCCCGGAGGCGCGGGACGAGACGCTGGCCAGGATCTCGGCCGCGGGCTCGCTGGACGCGTTCGCCGAAGTGGACCTCGCCGTGGAGGCGGTCGCCGAGGACCTGGCGGTCAAGCAGCAGTTGTTCGCCACACTCGACAAGGTGTGCAGGCCCGGCGCCGTGCTCGCCACCACCACCTCCTCGCTGCCGGTCGTGGCGGTCGCCAGGGCCACCGGGCGGCCCGAGGACGTCATCGGGATGCACTTCTTCAACCCGGCGCCCGCGATGAAGCTGGTCGAGGTCGTGCGTACGGTGCTCACCGCCGACGACGTGCACGCGACGGTCCACGAGGTGTGCCTGAAGGTGCGCAAGCACCCGGTGGACTGCGGGGACCGGGCCGGTTTCATCGTGAACGCGCTGCTGTTCCCGTACCTCAACAACGCGATCAAGATGGTCGAGGAGCACTACGCGTCCCTCGACGACATCGACGCCGCGATGAAGCTGGGCGGCGGCTACCCGATGGGCCCGTTCGAGCTGCTGGACGTGGTGGGGCTCGATGTCTCGCTGGCGATCGAGAAGGTGCTGCACGGCGAGTTCCGCGATCCGGGCCTGGCGCCCGCCCCGCTCCTGGAGCATCTGGTGGCCGCGGGCTGCCTCGGCCGCAAGACGGGGCGCGGCTTCCGCGAATATGCCCGGCGCTGA
- a CDS encoding TetR family transcriptional regulator — translation MSQPARSSRVSAAPDVPESAASTRAAAQRLRMRRELAAAAMELFATKGYEATTVDEIAGAAGVARRTFFRHFRSKEEAIFPDHDDTLVRAEAVLNAAPAHEHPLDTVCRGIKEVMRMYAAKPAVSVARYKLTREVPTLRQAEIASVARYERLFTRYLLGHFDERDHHPGNDDPLLAEVAASAVVTAHNHVLRRWLRADGQGDVEAQLDQAFAIVRDTFGTGIGAGRTAGAEPAKPPAASVQAQGEVLVAVARTDAPLDEVMRTIQQALKER, via the coding sequence ATGTCCCAGCCCGCCAGGTCCTCCCGTGTGTCCGCCGCGCCCGACGTCCCGGAAAGCGCCGCAAGCACCCGAGCCGCTGCCCAGCGGCTCAGAATGCGCCGTGAGCTGGCCGCCGCGGCGATGGAACTCTTCGCCACGAAGGGGTACGAAGCCACCACGGTCGACGAGATCGCGGGCGCGGCGGGTGTGGCCCGGCGGACCTTCTTCCGGCACTTCCGCTCGAAGGAAGAGGCGATCTTCCCGGACCACGACGACACCCTCGTGCGGGCCGAGGCCGTCCTCAACGCCGCCCCCGCGCACGAGCATCCGCTCGACACGGTGTGCCGGGGCATCAAGGAAGTCATGCGGATGTACGCGGCCAAGCCCGCGGTCTCCGTGGCCCGTTACAAGCTGACCCGCGAGGTGCCGACCCTGCGGCAGGCGGAGATCGCCTCGGTGGCCCGCTACGAGCGGCTGTTCACACGCTATCTGCTGGGCCACTTCGACGAGCGCGACCACCATCCGGGCAACGACGACCCGTTGCTGGCGGAGGTCGCCGCGTCCGCCGTCGTCACCGCGCACAACCATGTGCTGCGCCGTTGGCTGCGGGCGGACGGGCAGGGCGATGTGGAGGCGCAGCTCGACCAGGCCTTCGCCATCGTCCGGGACACGTTCGGGACGGGGATCGGTGCCGGCCGCACCGCCGGGGCCGAGCCCGCGAAGCCGCCGGCCGCCTCGGTGCAGGCCCAGGGCGAGGTGCTGGTCGCGGTGGCCCGGACGGACGCGCCCCTGGACGAAGTGATGCGTACGATCCAGCAGGCCCTCAAGGAGCGCTGA